Genomic window (Cellulosilyticum lentocellum DSM 5427):
TTTTTTGCTCCATAAAAGCAGTATCAATAAGAAGTTTACCGCCTGTAGGTTGAGGCAGATTTAAACTTTTCTTATAAGCTTTTGTTTGCGCATAAGACTTACCATAAACAACAAAGTATAATAAAGTTTCTAATAAAAGAATACCCCCCAATAAAGGGCTATGATTTAAAACGGGTATTTTAATGAGTAGTAATAAAATCATAAGCGTTGTTATGATAAAAGTAATGGTTGTATGAATAAGAAAACTTTTAAGGATTTTTTTGGCTTCAGGTGTTTGACGATAAGCATGTTCTAAGAAAATCCCCATATACGTATCGGCAGTAGAAAAATAAGGTGTTAATATAAAAAGAATATAAAGGATAACGTTAGTTCCAATAACGGATAAAATAGTAAAGGTTGTATTAGTCATTTTGAACACCTCCTGTTTGCTTGTAATAATGAGATAGGCGGTTTAGCAAATAAGCTTCATTGTGGCCCATTAGCTTAGCTTTAGCAGTAAGTAGGGCAAAAGCGTCCTCTAATTCAGCTTCAGTTTTAGGTGAGGCCTGAATAGGAAGTGAACTTACAAGAGCACCTTTCCGTCTGTCCATCTGAATATAACCTTCTTCTTTGAGTAAATTATAAGCTTTATTAACAGTATGCAGGTTAATGCCAATCTCTTCACCTAAGCTCCTAACAGAAGGGAGAGATTCATTAGGCGCTAATTCACCATTAGCCATAGCTAAGATGATCGCTTCGTAAAGTTGTTCATAAATAGGTTTTTCGCTATTAAAATCGAGTTCTATAAGCATAAAAGCCTCCTTTGATTCAAAATTGAAAGATAGTGATTCAGTTTTTATAAAGAGTGAGTATGAATATCTAAGAAGTTGCTTTAGATCATAGAAACTGAATGCTTAAGATAATTGTTATATAATTAGTATAACAATAGTGGCAAAAAAAGCAAGTGAAATAGGATTAAGTTATAGTTAAGGAGTCGTTACATGAATAATAAAATAAGAAGGTTGTTTGTGATATAATGCTTATTAGTGGTTAAGAGATTAGAG
Coding sequences:
- a CDS encoding GntR family transcriptional regulator, which gives rise to MLIELDFNSEKPIYEQLYEAIILAMANGELAPNESLPSVRSLGEEIGINLHTVNKAYNLLKEEGYIQMDRRKGALVSSLPIQASPKTEAELEDAFALLTAKAKLMGHNEAYLLNRLSHYYKQTGGVQND